One stretch of Sulfuricystis multivorans DNA includes these proteins:
- a CDS encoding efflux RND transporter periplasmic adaptor subunit, translated as MIAILLALAAADVYAHGGEDHGDGIAKAPAPVGAGAAVSLAQEGPQRLTDGSLFVPKSVQRRLGIRTVQVRTGELAAGIELNGTVIADPETSGRVQAPFAGSVQPGPKGMPVGGRKVVKGEVLAYLKPVANAIEQGNQKAQLAELEAQLAIADQRVKRYEQLEGAVPQKEIEAARIERAALQRRRAFVAASLDSPMPLRAPATGVISASHHLVAGQIVDAREILFEIVDPTRLAVEALAYDPGIVGTLESASALAGKTALALNFVGGGRQLREQALPLLFRIIEPNASIAVGQPVKVVVRTAQGIKGEAVPLQAMVKVGAGETAVWVHAEAERFIARKVRTQPLDAANVAVIDGLHDGDRVVTEGASLLSQVR; from the coding sequence TTGATCGCCATCCTGCTGGCACTGGCCGCAGCCGACGTGTATGCCCACGGCGGCGAGGATCATGGCGATGGGATTGCCAAGGCGCCCGCACCCGTAGGCGCCGGTGCTGCAGTGTCCCTCGCCCAAGAGGGGCCGCAACGGCTGACCGACGGCAGTCTGTTCGTGCCCAAGTCCGTGCAACGACGTCTCGGCATCCGTACCGTCCAGGTGCGCACGGGTGAGCTGGCGGCCGGCATCGAGCTCAACGGCACCGTCATTGCCGATCCGGAAACCAGTGGTCGCGTGCAAGCGCCTTTTGCCGGCAGCGTCCAGCCAGGTCCCAAGGGCATGCCGGTCGGGGGCAGGAAGGTCGTCAAGGGTGAAGTGCTGGCCTATCTGAAGCCGGTGGCCAACGCCATCGAGCAAGGCAACCAGAAGGCGCAGCTGGCCGAACTGGAGGCGCAGCTGGCGATCGCCGACCAACGGGTGAAACGCTACGAGCAGCTCGAGGGCGCCGTGCCCCAAAAGGAAATCGAAGCGGCAAGGATCGAGCGCGCCGCGCTCCAGCGCCGGCGCGCCTTCGTCGCCGCCAGCCTGGATAGCCCAATGCCGCTGCGCGCGCCGGCAACCGGCGTGATCAGCGCCTCGCACCATCTAGTGGCCGGGCAGATCGTCGATGCCCGCGAGATTCTCTTCGAGATCGTCGATCCGACGCGCCTTGCCGTCGAGGCGCTGGCCTACGATCCGGGAATCGTGGGCACTCTCGAGTCGGCCAGCGCTCTGGCCGGAAAAACGGCGCTGGCACTGAACTTTGTCGGCGGCGGGCGGCAGCTGCGCGAGCAGGCGCTGCCCCTGCTGTTTCGCATCATCGAGCCGAATGCTTCCATCGCCGTGGGACAACCGGTCAAGGTCGTGGTGCGTACCGCGCAGGGAATCAAGGGCGAGGCCGTGCCGCTGCAGGCCATGGTAAAAGTCGGCGCTGGCGAGACGGCAGTCTGGGTGCATGCCGAAGCCGAGCGCTTCATCGCGCGCAAGGTGCGCACCCAGCCGCTGGATGCGGCCAACGTGGCCGTGATCGACGGCCTGCATGACGGCGACCGCGTGGTCACCGAGGGCGCCAGCCTGCTGTCTCAGGTGCGCTAA